From Procambarus clarkii isolate CNS0578487 chromosome 65, FALCON_Pclarkii_2.0, whole genome shotgun sequence, one genomic window encodes:
- the LOC123771009 gene encoding uncharacterized protein yields the protein MFGVRVWVACVWVTLPSPALGTLPPLRETFPHTTYDTQGLTNTYSKSHMLEQLLTQEEARELKQLMESTSYASYVNHGNAVHIQGQYHPSGSSPPTPSQPRQQGSPWYSHTFTHNLYPAKLYGQEDAENSSRTNSKLLTDAGLALLRLQNSSNIQNSQIGQSSKQQSTSQHNHSRFNVKSKTGQNAQRQNDNRSSEPSSSGQFPARQTGEAVSSERHVPHNTVSSPAVPIGNTVNVHMPDTSNKSHQKKADMADILTNLQILTILMNQGGLDRPLPLDHLQNTLVTSVNTGNTFIKASPDIFTKSPAQYPHSHKEKIDEQHEEIGSILPPGAVARPLHQAAIYQIQARHNEHELEPKNYFTHASQFPFALNTPEEPSVASPDTHSVNLSNSDSNNSEGPRGTLGHSYFTPKPATFSGASSATLTRLATGGTLENYPSHSIYPSASDNNLPSYQITKPIKDEDGTFTYQDTVTTPVTNYDDVDLDRLIQQFSQQTISHTSPRPHQDPALPEAPQQSPHTMLSQIEALSHYLETLKKKYINEKHPSSSYPIPQNDAANSFSSEDLILASLLQPELLQESKPQQQAPQLTTPAQPTSQQSVSQQPNTVHTFSDIFSQMDDPMAPAPPPAADTASEGGGGGGGLEDCMKSQACSLLLSILVAAGTTTAIAIPVLTPLLGVFGRRRRRDVHYPILTPQTSKLSESIVKGRPVADLSDNLQHIYSSLVTIDGETNKEVLNNILSYFTQNKDYLLDAAANEIESFSHRNITKQLLKAVKRTDLNKLLKLLRETLKMQVQVANKTSSQQQITKKQDDVMRIHHSFYMSPGEHEHLNVDQQNFVSQMHHKTDCNTTSIQKLPGSNLDLMGGLPKSDYTDNLTRTNSPHVPLLHLLTLRTPRVVKYSQESVAIIEPGNLSHRRAIKIEQSKQRLFPPPKHTFMNAFTVPRTFKIYKHFDPKLYLEPQKNQQAPIPSGTDQVHNGFQSSLDFYKSVCRTLIKPDIPKTEVINFIAQQCILMSFGGLLN from the exons ATGTTTGGCGTGCGTGTGTGggtggcgtgtgtgtgggtgacgCTGCCTTCCCCAGCCCTAGGCACACTCCCTCCCCTCAGGGAGACATTCCCTCACACTACCTACGACACACAAGGCCTCACCAACACCTACAGCAAATCTCAC ATGCTGGAGCAGCTGCTAACCCAAGAAGAAGCTCGCGAGTTAAAGCAACTGATGGAGAGCACATCCTACGCGTCATATGTAAACCACGGTAACGCGGTACACATCCAGGGTCAGTACCACCCCTCGGGGAGCTCCCCACCAACTCCAAGCCAACCCCGTCAACAAGGCTCTCCGTGGTACTCTCATACTTTCACTCATAATTTATATCCAGCAAAACTGTATGGACAAGAAGATGCTGAAAATTCATCCAGGACTAATTCCAAGCTGTTGACGGATGCGGGTTTGGCTCTTTTACGTCTCCAAAACTCATCAAATATCCAAAATTCCCAGATAGGACAGAGTTCTAAGCAACAGTCAACTTCTCAACATAATCACTCTCGTTTTAACGTAAAAAGTAAAACTGGTCAAAATGCCCAAAGGCAAAATGATAATCGCAGTTCTGAGCCGAGCAGCAGCGGCCAATTCCCAGCACGACAAACAGGTGAAGCGGTGTCAAGTGAGAGACACGTCCCACACAACACAGTCAGCTCTCCCGCTGTTCCTATAGGAAATACTGTAAATGTTCACATGCCTGatacatcaaacaagtcacaccaGAAGAAAGCAGATATGGCTGATATCTTAACTAACCTCCAGATTCTCACCATCCTGATGAATCAAGGAGGATTGGATCGACCACTTCCTCTGGACCACCTCCAAAACACACTTGTAACTTCCGTGAACACTGGTAACACCTTCATAAAGGCATCACCCGATATATTCACGAAGAGTCCTGCCCAGTACCCACACTCACACAAAGAGAAGATTGATGAGCAACATGAAGAAATAGGCTCTATATTGCCTCCTGGAGCTGTGGCCAGGCCGCTGCACCAAGCTGCCATATACCAGATTCAGGCACGGCACAACGAGCACGAGCTGGAACCAAAGAACTACTTCACTCATGCAAGCCAATTCCCTTTTGCCTTGAATACCCCGGAAGAGCCCTCAGTCGCCTCACCTGATACACACAGCGTTAACCTCAGCAACTCTGACAGTAACAACTCAGAAGGTCCTCGGGGCACTCTGGGCCACAGTTACTTTACCCCTAAGCCAGCGACATTTTCTGGAGCATCATCTGCCACTCTCACCAGGCTTGCCACGGGAGGTACGCTCGAGAACTATCCCAGTCACTCAATTTATCCGTCAGCCTCAGACAATAATTTGCCAAGTTACCAGATAACAAAACCTATAAAAGATGAAGACGGAACTTTCACATACCAAGACACAGTGACTACTCCAGTGACAAACTACGATGAtgttgacctagatagactgatccAACAGTTCTCTCAGCAGACCATCTCGCACACGAGCCCTCGTCCTCACCAAGACCCAGCATTACCTGAGGCACCACAACAAAGCCCTCATACAATGCTTAGCCAGATTGAGGCGCTTAGTCATTATCTTGAAACGTTGAAAAAGAAGTACATAAACGAGAAACATCCTAGTTCGTCGTATCCAATCCCGCAAAACGATGCTGCGAACAGTTTTAGCAGTGAGGACTTAATTCTTGCCAGTCTGTTGCAGCCTGAACTGCTACAGGAGTCGAAGCCACAACAACAGGCGCCACAGCTTACGACGCCGGCCCAGCCGACATCACAGCAGTCAGTGTCACAACAACCGAATACCGTGCATACCTTCAGTGACATATTCAGTCAGATGGATGATCCGATGGCCCCTGCACCGCCTCCAGCAGCAGACACTGCATCCgaaggtggaggtggagggggaggtCTGGAGGATTGCATGAAAAGCCAAGCATGCTCCCTATTACTCTCTATTCTAGTAGCGGCTGGTACAACCACAGCAATAGCAATACCTGTCCTCACACCGCTCTTGGGTGTGTTTGGAAGACGTCGCAGAAGAGACGTTCACTACCCGATTCTGACTCCTCAAACCTCGAAACTCTCAGAGTCTATTGTTAAAGGGCGACCAGTTGCAGATCTCTCTGATAACCTACAGCATATTTACAGCTCCCTTGTTACCATTGATGGTGAGACCAATAAAGAAGTACTTAATAATATCTTGAGCTACTTCACTCAGAACAAAGATTATTTGCTAGATGCTGCAGCAAATGAAATTGAGAGCTTTTCTCACAGGAATATTACTAAACAATTATTGAAAGCAGTAAAGAGAACTGACTTAAACAAGCTTTTGAAGTTGCTGAGGGAAACACTGAAAATGCAAGTTCAGGTAGCTAACAAGACCTCATCTCAGCAACAGATTACTAAAAAGCAAGATGATGTGATGAGAATTCACCACTCATTTTACATGTCTCCTGGTGAGCATGAGCATCTCAACGTTGACCAACAGAATTTTGTATCACAAATGCATCACAAGACCGATTGTAACACAACAAGCATACAGAAACTTCCTGGTAGTAACCTTGATCTTATGGGAGGTCTGCCCAAGTCTGACTATACTGATAACTTGACAAGGACCAACAGCCCTCATGTTCCCTTATTACATCTTCTCACCCTCAGAACACCAAGAGTCGTAAAATATTCCCAAGAAAGTGTTGCCATAATTGAACCTGGTAATTTGTCTCACAGACGAGCTATCAAGATTGAACAGTCTAAACAGCGTTtatttcctcctccaaaacacacaTTTATGAATGCCTTCACGGTACCTCGCACATTTAAAATTTACAAACATTTTGACCCCAAACTTTATTTAGAGCCACAAAAGAACCAGCAAGCACCAATACCTTCCGGCACTGATCAGGTCCACAACGGCTTTCAGAGTTCCCTCGACTTCTACAAATCAGTGTGCAGAACACTTATTAAGCCAGACATCCCTAAGACAGAAGTGATTAATTTCATTGCTCAGCAGTGCATCCTGATGTCATTTGGAGGTTTACTCAATTGA